A stretch of the Larimichthys crocea isolate SSNF chromosome IX, L_crocea_2.0, whole genome shotgun sequence genome encodes the following:
- the ptges gene encoding prostaglandin E synthase — MAVIIRNEVFSCFVFYGVLLLLKMYIIAIITGQVRLRKKAFANPEDALRHGGLEFYRLDPDVERCRRAHNNDMENIFPFLFLGAIYSMTGPSLAVARLHFLVFFLARVLHSVAYLFALRAPTRSLAYTVAQIPSFSMAVQILMAVAEYA, encoded by the exons ATGGCAGTCATCATAAGGAATGAAGTTTTCTCCTGCTTTGTTTTCTACGGAGTGCTTCTGCTGTTAAAAATGTACATCATCGCGATAATAACGGGACAAGTGAGGCTGCGTAAAAAG GCTTTTGCCAACCCAGAGGACGCGCTGAGACACGGAGGTTTGGAGTTTTACAGATTGGATCCAGACGTGGAGAGATGCAGAAG AGCTCACAATAACGACATGGAGAACAtcttccccttcctcttcctggGTGCTATCTACTCCATGACTGGACCCTCGCTGGCTGTGGCCCGCCTTCacttcctggtcttcttcttgGCTCGTGTGCTGCATAGCGTTGCCTACTTGTTTGCCCTGCGAGCACCGACTCGCTCTCTGGCTTACACCGTGGCACAGATACCTTCTTTCTCCATGGCTGTGCAGATCTTGATGGCAGTGGCAGAATATGCCTGa